From Drosophila suzukii chromosome 2R, CBGP_Dsuzu_IsoJpt1.0, whole genome shotgun sequence, a single genomic window includes:
- the LOC108008751 gene encoding sulfotransferase 1E1-like codes for MERVQVTPRSFPTNLIDKDWVNRKHLYKINSDHFLSLVHDMKLRDDDVWVVTLPKCGTTWMQELSWLLLNNFDFAGALAKDQELRSPYLEFGFALLEDVQQSFGPIEELKSPRLIKSHLPLALLPSKLWEGKHKVIYVFRNPLDHWVSRYYHGVTFGAYYGKTLHQYFDEVIASDDFATEIIEHAHEFYLLRNEPWVFYTSFERMKKDLRGVINEVSRFLNKPVDEQQMEKLLKHLSFEEMKKNPTTNHLWELAQIKHINARKEQHPFVRRGNVNGYKDELTPEQIERANISIQRILAKKSVTMDELLLQNDP; via the exons ATGGAACGTGTTCAGGTCACCCCGCGGAGTTTTCCCACAAACCTCATAGATAAAGACTGGGTGAACCGCAAACATTTGTATAAAATTAACTCAGATCACTTTCTTAGTTTGGTGCATGACATGAAACTTAGAGACGATGATGTTTGGGTAGTAACTCTGCCAAAATGTGGAACCACCTGGATGCAAGAGTTATCGTGGCTGCTGCTCAATAATTTCGATTTTGCGGGGGCATTGGCCAAGGATCAAGAGCTACGAAGTCCATATCTTGA GTTTGGTTTCGCTTTACTTGAGGATGTGCAACAATCTTTCGGGCCTATCGAGGAATTGAAATCTCCGCGACTGATCAAATCGCACCTTCCCCTGGCTCTACTTCCCTCAAAACTTTGGGAGGGAAAGCACAAAGTGATCTATGTGTTCCGGAATCCCCTAGATCACTGGGTATCTCGATATTATCACGGTGTGACATTTGGTGCTTATTACGGCAAAACTTTACATCAGTATTTTGATGAGGTCATAGCCTCTGATGATTTTGCAACGGAGATTATTGAACACGCACATGAATTCTACCTACTGAGAAACGAGCCATGGGTCTTCTATACTAGTTTTGAGAGAATGAAGAAAGATCTGCGAGGAGTGATCAATGAAGTCTCCAGATTTCTAAACAAACCCGTTGACGAACAACAAATGGAGAAACTGCTCAAGCATTTGTCTTTCGAAGAAATGAAGA AGAATCCAACAACGAATCATCTGTGGGAGTTGGCTCAAATCAAACACATAAATGCTCGGAAGGAGCAGCACCC ATTTGTGCGACGTGGAAATGTTAATGGCTATAAGGATGAGTTGACGCCCGAACAAATTGAGAGGGCCAACATCAGTATACAAAGGATTCTCGCGAAGAAATCCGTGACAATGGACGAACTACTGCTCCAGAATGATCCTTAA